The region TATATCTTGGTTGTCATTGAAGATTACTATAAGAATCATGGACAACAATATGTTTCAActacaaattaatataaaataaatagaatatttaCATACAATCATCAATATATTGTGATCCTGAACATAAATGTTGTCCTTTCTACCcttccaaaaagaaaaataggaaaagagACTTGTTCAAGATTAGAAAGACCTAAACCTAAGCTTTAGGTAATTTTTATTGGTTGCAAGCGTAAGAAGAAAAGTAAAACTTTAATCTTGGTTGTTCTAATTGTTTTCGTACTTCTAAAATTAAAAGTGGCAAGAACTATTTAAGTGATACTAATGTTCGTTGAACAAAAGTTACACTGtattataaagtaataaaatactttaataaAGTTGTAATAATGGAGGAGCAACTAAAACAACAACCGAGTCCCCTTCGAAAAATGGTGGCAGTGTCATCCATCGCCGCCGGTATCCAATTTGGATGGGCTCTACAACTATCCCTTCTCACACCATATGTTCAAACCCTAGGAGTTCCACACGTTTGGGCCTCCTTCATTTGGCTTTGTGGCCCTATCTCTGGCCTCGTAGTTCAACCCATTGTAGGTTACAGCAGTGACCGCTGCCAATCTCCCTTCGGTCGTCGTCGTCCATTTATCCTTGCCGGCGCAATAGCTGTTGCAGTCTCCATTTTCCTTATTGGTTATGCTTCTGATATAGGACACATGGCTGGCGATGACATCACAAAGAGAACTCGTCCACGAGCCGTTGCCATCTTTGTCACCGGCTTTTGGATCTTAGATGTTGCCAACAACATGCTCCAGGGACCATGTCGTGCCTTCCTAGGTGACTTAGCTGCCGGTGATTCGAGAAAAACGAGAACAGCTAATGCattcttctcatttttcatGGCTGTCGGCAATGTCCTGGGCTATGCCGCAGGATCCTATAACGATCTCCACAAGATCTTCCCTTTCACTGAAACCGTGGCATGCAACATCTTTTGTGCAAACCTAAAAAGttgcttctttttctctatCATTCTTCTTCTTGGTTTGTGTATTATCGTTCTCAGTTGCGTGGACGACCCTCAGTTCACACCGACACGTAAGGAGTTGAAAGAAGATGAGGCAAGGAAGACACAATCTTCGTGCTTCTCTGGGGAGTGTTGTGCTGCATTCAAGGGACTAGAGAAGCCAATGTGGATGTTGATGTTGGTGACTGCTATTAACTGGATTGCGTGGTTCCCTTATGTGTTGTTCGACACTGACTGGATGGGTCGTGAGGTGTATGGTGGTGACGTTGGGCAGAAGGCGTATGATGCTGGTGTGCAAGCTGGTTCTTTGGGCCTCATGTTGAATTCAGTGGTGTTGGCTGTGGTGTCCTTGGGTGTAGAACCCTTGGGTCGCTTGGTTGGTGGAACGAAATGGTTGTGGGCAATCGTAAATGTTATTCTCGCAGTTTGCATGGCAATGACCGTGCTCATCACAAAAATCGCTGAGCGACAACGTGCCAATAACCCTGCTCTCATTGGAAACCCCTCCATGGATGTGAAAATTGGATCCTTAGCATTCTTCTGCGTCCTTGGTATTCCTCTTGCGGTAAGCTTTCTATCTTTTCTCACCATTCACTTGTTCGGAAACAAGTTTAAAGGATTTTTGGAACACTTggaaaattagttttaatttgtatcaaattaggactattttttatctttctgtAAACTAATACTTTTTTGTGTATCCAGGTTACTTATAGTGTTCCATTTGCTCTAGCCTCTATCTACTCTAGTAGCTCAGGAGCAGGACAAGGTAAATATTACAAAGTTACCATTATTTTAAGTTAagctttaattttatttatttattttaaggtgAATCAAAAGAAGGGGTGAGTAAATGTTTAAGGCTAAATAAAAATGTGTAACCTTTTTGTTTGCTTCAAAACTTTCAGGATTGTCTTTGGGTCTTCTAAATATTGCAATTGTGATTCCTCAGGTTACAATACATTACTTCATACATTGTCATCTAATTACAttttgtcataattatttcaAGAATTATAGAATAGAACATATAAAACTTCCTTGGACCAATGAATTCTAATAAAGAgttgtatatttaatttacacAGATGATTGTTGCAGCAATCAGTGGACCATGGGATGCATTGTTTGGTGGTGGCAACTTGCCAGCATTCGTGTTGGGTGCCGTAGCAGCCGCCATAAGTGCCATATTGGCAGTTGTTCTACTTCCAAACACCAAGAAAGAAGATGAAGCCAACATTTCCAACCTCAAAATGGCTAGTTTTCATTAACAGCTAGATCTTAGTATGCTATGCATACATAGACATtagaagaaagaggaagagtTTTTGGATTAAGGAATGGTGTGCGTGCTCAAGAAATTAGTTATTAGATCCTTGAAAAGTTTTCATTGCTATCGTAGCTTATACAAGATATCCATGTTCTTTATGTACTTGGGTATGAGATTTACACAATTTTTTGTCGGGAAAACATCTTCAAATTCAAccaataaaatagaattttattattgttctcAACGAGGATTTTAGTTTTTGTgtgttcaaattaatttttgtttaatcaaATCAACTGGGTGAGCGTTCTTTGTAATAGGACaagcaaacaaaatataaacaacttTAAACTttctaaaaacaatttaaaaataaagaagaactAAATACTCAAATCCGAAATTTATCCAAAATTTAAACtttgaattaaaagtaaaattaatgtaCACTACAACTATACTATATCACTTACAAAGACTAAAACTCACTAATCTAAAACTTAAACtataaattggtataaaaacactttattaacacaaattatgaaaaactaaCACTTTAACTCTCAAATCCAAAACTAatctaaaaatacaaaattagacATAAAACACTACTAAACAAGTGGATACCACCACTTTGAATGGTGAAACAAGTATTGAACAATACATTGAACACTACTCACCATTCAAAGTATTGAACAATACATTAAACATGGTGAAAATTGTTTGTTTTCAATGTATTAAACGATACATTAAACACTAAGAAACAATGTATTGAAGAATACATTGAACATGGGTGAAAAATTTTACGCCCAATTGCATAATTGTAAGCACAAAATTATtagagaaaattaaattattctataaaaatttaacaaaaatatgattgtaaaaaattttataagtagTCAACATACCTTATTTACAAATATcatgtataattatataataaatgttcAAACTCATTATAAGTATTGAAATGTAtagtttagccaagaaggggggtagGGTGTTGAATTGACTTTATAAaactttgtttactttttaaaaacttataacCCTTTTTTGTTGAATAAAACTGACCATGAAATCAGAATACAAAGAACGCTTGTTTGTTTACTGTTTACTTTATACTTTGTTTGCTTGTCCTATTACAAAGAACGCTCACCCAGTTGATttgattaaacaaaaattaatttgaacacAAAGAAACTAAAATCCTCGTTgagaacaataataaaattctattttattggTTGAATTTGAAGATGTTTTCCCgacaaaaaattgtataaatctCATACCTAAGTACATAAAGAACATGGATATCTTGCATAAGCTACGATAGCAATGAAAACTTTTCAAGGATCTAATAACTAATTTCTTGAGCAAGCGCACCATTCCTTAATCCAAAAactcttcctctttcttctaATGTCTATGTATGCATAACATACTAAGATCTAGCTGTTAATGAAAACTAGCCATTTTGAGGTTGGAAATGTTGGCTTCATCTTCTTTCTTGGTGTTTGGAAGTAGAACAACTGCCAATATGGCACTTATGGCGGCTGCTACGGCACCCAACACGAATGCTGGCAAGTTGCCACCACCAAACAATGCATCCCATGGTCCACTGATTGCTGCAACAATCATCTgtgtaaattaaatatacaacTCTTTATTAGAATTCATTGGTCCAAGGAAGTTTTATATGTTCTATTCTATAATTCTtgaaataattatgacaaaaTGTAATTAGATGACAATGTATGAAGTAATGTATTGTAACCTGAGGAATCACAATTGCAATATTTAGAAGACCCAAAGACAATCCTGAAAGTTTTGAAGCAAACAAAAAGGTTACACATTTTTATTTAGCCTTAAACATTTACTCACCCCTTCTTTTGATTcaccttaaaataaataaataaaattaaagctTAACTTAAAATAATGGTAACTTTGTAATATTTACCTTGTCCTGCTCCTGAGCTACTAGAGTAGATAGAGGCTAGAGCAAATGGAACACTATAAGTAACCTGGATACACAAAAAAGTATTAGTTTacagaaagataaaaaatagtcctaatttgatacaaattaaaactaattttccAAGTGTTCCAAAAATCCTTTAAACTTGTTTCCGAACAAGTGAATGGTGAGAAAAGATAGAAAGCTTACCGCAAGAGGAATACCAAGGACGCAGAAGAATGCTAAGGATCCAATTTTCACATCCATGGAGGGGTTTCCAATGAGAGCAGGGTTATTGGCACGTTGTCGCTCAGCGATTTTTGTGATGAGCACGGTCATTGCCATGCAAACTGCGAGAATAACATTCACGATTGCCCACAACCATTTCGTTCCACCAACCAAGCGACCCAAGGGTTCTACACCCAAGGACACCACAGCCAACACCACTGAATTCAACATGAGGCCCAAAGAACCAGCTTGCACACCAGCATCATACGCCTTCTGCCCAACGTCACCACCATACACCTCACGACCCATCCAGTCAGTGTCGAACAACACATAAGGGAACCACGCAATCCAGTTAATAGCAGTCACCAACATCAACATCCACATTGGCTTCTCTAGTCCCTTGAATGCAGCACAACACTCCCCAGAGAAGCACGAAGGTTGTGTCTTCCTTGCCTCATCTTCTTTCAACTCCTTACGTGTCGGTGTGAACTGAGGGTCGTCCACGCAACTGAGAACGATAATACACAAACCAAGAAGAAGAATGatagagaaaaagaagcaaCTTTTTAGGTTTGCACAAAAGATGTTGCATGCCACGGTTTCAGTGAAAGGGAAGATCTTGTGGAGATCGTTATAGGATCCTGCGGCATAGCCCAGGACATTGCCGACAGCCatgaaaaatgagaagaatGCATTAGCTGTTCTCGTTTTTCTCGAATCACCGGCAGCTAAGTCACCTAGGAAGGCACGACATGGTCCCTGGAGCATGTTGTTGGCAACATCTAAGATCCAAAAGCCGGTGACAAAGATGGCAACGGCTCGTGGACGAGTTCTCTTTGTGATGTCATCGCCAGCCATGTGTCCTATATCAGAAGCATAACCAATAAGGAAAATGGAGACTGCAACAGCTATTGCGCCGGCAAGGATAAATGGACGACGACGACCGAAGGGAGATTGGCAGCGGTCACTGCTGTAACCTACAATGGGTTGAACTACGAGGCCAGAGATAGGGCCACAAAGCCAAATGAAGGAGGCCCAAACGTGTGGAACTCCTAGGGTTTGAACATATGGTGTGAGAAGGGATAGTTGTAGAGCCCATCCAAATTGGATACCGGCGGCGATGGATGACACTGCCACCATTTTTCGAAGGGGACTCGGTTGTTGTTTTAGTTGCTCCTCCATTATTACAACTttattaaagtattttattactttataataCAGTGTAACTTTTGTTCAACGAACATTAGTATCACTTAAATAGTTCTTGCCACTTTTAATTTTAGAAGTACGAAAACAATTAGAACAACCAAGATTAAAGTTTTACTTTTCTTCTTACGCTTGCAACCAATAAAATTACCTAAAGCTTAGGTTTAGGTCTTTCTAATCTTGAACAAGTctcttttcctatttttctttttggaagGGTAGAAAGGACAACATTTATGTTCAGGACCACAATATATTGATGATTGTATGTAgatattctatttattttatattaatgttgATGATTGTAGAtaaatattctatttattttacattaatttgcAGCTGAAACTTATTGTTGTTCATGATTGTTATAGTAATATTCAATTACAACCAAGATATAACATAAATTCACATTTCATAACACTTTGAAACGCAAGTCACACACCttacaatatttattacattGCTACAATTGAATTTATCTCACTTTACATCTTAttattaaacatattaaaaaaaacaacttcaCCGTATCTATCAAATAAACATTCACctcaaaagttttattttaataatataacgACATACATGAATAATTATCATTTaatccattattattatttagtcaAAAGAACCATTcctaagaattaaaaattgtacaaaaaataaataattttagcatCACAAATCGCATaggaaaaaattatatgtacaCATTTCAACATGACTACACCTATTTAATGCATAATAAAACTTcgtatctttttctttaatttttctcaaACCCTTTCTTTAAGATAAAAGTATAGTTTTACTAGTGTTAAGTAAGTGTAGAATAAAAACATGAAGTGTACATGTATCATCATACAATGGCATAAGCATTGTCATCCATTACCAACTAGTTTTTCTTAAAACACCAATAATGACAAGCATAGCACATAAATGGATAATGTAAGTTGTCATGGATTACAAGTCACCACAAGTTGCTCTTACATTCATGTTAGACCAAGAGTCATTCATTACTAGGTTACCCCTTAATTATTctttggtttaattagtcggatggtatCCACTTTCGTTCATACGTGTGAGTTTGGTACCTGCTTTTAGAAAGGTATCAATCGAGGcatcttttcaaaatttagaactcaattgacacttttttaaaagttggtACAAAACTGACACATCCAAACAAAAGTGGGCATTACCCaattaattaaaccttattcTTTATAAACTTCTCAATGTTTCATTTCAGCAAGCACATCCACCAATGCCTCCCTCAATGGTCACCACAAAGAGACatcattaattacaaaattattatatgtcaattttacgtaacaaatttttttaatgatagtttattaaatataaaagagttattacatcacatatttattatcatGAGATTTTGTTTGTAGGTACAAAGGACTTTCTCTTACTTCTCCTCCATAAATGTTTCTCTAATGACTAACGTACTAGTAGATGATTACCAAGTTAATAgactataatattattttagattaaattaattaatagtttGAAATCAATTAACTTTAATTGAATTAAAGTGCTTAATAAATACATGAGCTCGAGTCCAAGAATTAAGAATTGAGATAGATTAAGAGACTTTCCGGTCTCTAATGTCCATCATAATCACAAAAATCGTCAATAGCAATAATAAAATCTTTGGAACCTTATTTAGCTATTGTAAGGGTCATGTTAGCCTCTTTATCTAGGAAACCCTTTTATTGCATTACATCCTAACTCCATGTAGAAGGACATGGTTACCAATGTGTTTAGGGTGACAATTATGAGAAGTATTCACTAATACAAAAATAGGAAACAACAAAGTCATATTCATTTTGAACCATATTTGATAATGGCATTGTTCTGGTATACCTAATAAGTCCAACATTGCTTAGGAGTCGAGGTCAAGCACGGTTTAAATACTTCTTCTTCCCTCCACCCTCTAGGCACCTTTTAAGATCAAAACCATACGAAACTTCACGCTCCAAAGCAAACAATACCTCAAAAACACAGTGATTGTTCCTAATGAGGTTGTCGGACTGACTTGGGTCGGGTTGAAACATTAGCATTATCTGTGGAGATGACAACTCCCCTTGACCTCAATTGGGGGGCTTGTTCTGATACTTCTGCATGGTTAGTATGTAGAGGATGAATCTCCACCATTCATTCTCTAAAGTAGAAGATTCTATAATTTTGAGAAATGATATTTTACTCAGATTCTATACTTTTGTGAAATGcctttgaaacatcaaataaacctaataaaatttgattaaaaggattaaatccacacatttctaaagttaaaaaactaaattggatCAAAGGTTCGAAGAAGAAccaacactacaaaaaaaattaatttttaacgtCAGTTATGTCAATTGTTTAGCAACGATTTTAACCGCTTCTATTCTGATTGTTGTCAGTTAACTTGGCACCACAAAGGTCTCAAAGGATCAGTTTTAACTAcctctaaattaatttaaaaaaaattatctaacatTTAACGCGATTACAAAAccacatttttgaaaatatatatttaatatttagtgaCAATTTAGGAtttagagtttaaaaaaataaattaatatttcgtGACAGTTTCAACTACctctaaattaatttgaaaattttccatGTATTGTACTATcagaaaaatcattattttttcacaaaaaaaaaaattattcaatatttagTGTGGATTGGAAtttcaaaaaaatcataatttttctaaaatagaaataaatatagaGAACTTAATCAAAATACAATTAGAAAGGAAATATTGGTGTTTTctgaaaaagtaaataaaggGAAATATTGATAATATTAGGTAAGGAAGTTGATAACACTGGACCGAAAATAATGAAAGTCAACACAATAAATAGTGTAAAggtttgattaattattttattaaaactaaaagaatagGGCAAACaatgtaatatttaaaataatagtataatagCAAAGgatagattttattaaaaaaatgtgtgacattaaaattgaattttctatacTTGGCAACACTTTTCATACCAAAGAATCTAGTTTAGCTGTTTAGGTATAATAAGTTACTATAAACTTCTTTTGTTATCAAATTTCAGTTTCTATGAATAGTTAAAGAAAAGACTTTTCACAAGTTGTGTTTGGCCGCCGAATAAAAAATGGAGACATGTTTGGAAGCAATGCTATGCTagaaacacaaaacacaaagaCAAAGAACATATAATGGTAATtcatataacatatttttttaactgcAAGCAACAAGGGTGTTAAATGTAAATAGATAAAGGACTGCGCCTCAAGCTCGAAATATTTTCCTAAATCATTAGAAATCCAATTTAGATAATcctttctattttatcttttgtaagGGGGTTTCATAACTACACTAATCAGTATTTGGTAACTCAAAAGGTACGTACCTGAAGCAACATAAAAACCATAAGTGTCTGTAACAGAACCAACTAAAAATCCCTGCATGTGTAAATGACCAATGGTTCATCAATCTCATAGACATGAATTTCCAGTGTCAAAATATGTAATGATACCCAAAGCCAAGAAAAGATTCCGTCAAGAATTCATGACATTCTTTCCCATCTTCTTTGTAACTTATAACACTTATGCGATCTCGTATATTTGCAGAGTCAATGATTCGCTCTTCATGTATCCCTATATTCGAACCTTACCATCAATGGAGCCTGTAATGAAGTAGTTTTCATCAATGAGGTTGAATTGAATTCATGCCATTGAGTTCATTAAAAGTAAAGACATAATTATAACTACTACATTCAAGGGATGAAAAGATAACAATGTTTCAAATTATGATTATGAAGATAAACAAAGTATGTgctttaaatattatattgaccAATTAAAGTATGGTTgtaaaaaacaaaccaaaaggTATTGTGCTCTTATACATACCATACTCATTGTAATTGAAAACACTTACACATTGACTACAATCAATTTTCCACAAGCGAGCAGTTTTATCCATAGAAGATGAACGGAAAATCTGCCACGAGAAATTTTTATCAGCTTTAAggaaaactaaaattgaaagCAGAACATATGGAGCATATTACATGATTAGAAGGGGATAACAAGCTTATGCTATAAACTCACATCTGAATTAGATCAAGCCAAATCCAAGACATCACTGGAATGACATATAAGCAGGGAAGGCCATTGTCAAAGGGAAATTAGCAATTgatctatatatttattattgcaAAGTAGTAATAAATATCCAATCCcattaatgaaagaaaataaaatcttgGTATAACATGCCATAATTCAAGCTCTGCATCTAGAAGAAGTCCTATTTCAACAGTCCACCATCGAGCAACATTTTCTTTTGTGTATCCCCCACCTCCAGTGACCTGTAACAGAAGTCCATTCTTGTAAAATCATCCATAACACATGTGAATGTAAGGCAAACATAAACTGATATAAACTCACCAACAACgtcaaattgaatctttttacaAAACTAACACATTCAGAGTGACCTATTAAAGAaacatcaaaaaataaattttctaatcAAGCTACACCATCTACTAAGCAATAGAGACCAATATTTAAAAAGACAAACTGAGAACATAAACAAGAACAACCCGGCTTCATCCCTAACATTGAATGGTGATATTTTCATCAGAGTAGGAAATTTACAAGGAGATAAGCACCATCAATAGAGAGATTGAAGCAACCCAAGCGATCTCCAACAACCGAATCTGCTTCACACCGAAGAACAATTGCACCAGGTTGATATGTTTCAACTACTTTGGAAATAATCTATGGcataagtatttaaaaaatgttcagaAAAATTACCACCAAGTAGAAATAATGTATTGAATATTAAATGAGAAGCTTTATAAATTAGGTTGATGTTTGGCAGtaaaagaaaacgaaaaaatTTTCCATTCGTTCTTCCTGTGTAAGAAGAAGAGATTCAATATCATCCGCTGCGTACAAATCAATGttagaaattatcaaaatgataAATCCGTCAAATCACCAGAACATAAGAATTGAAGTTTGAAGTTAGGgttaaaaaaactgaaattagGATTAGGAAAGTGAAAACTCAAAATAACCaatgggagaaaaaaaaaaaccactagcacagaaaaaaacacatacaaaaagaatttccaaaaaaaaatctcaGGAGAGAAGGAAGAAGGAAATACAGCTTCAATATGGAGAAGAGAAAGCATCCACAAAAATAAGCTCTTATGAGAAAATAACACTCAGAGAGCTCTAGTGTAGATGAAACGAGTTGGAGAAAAGCTTGCGGTGGAAGTGGAGAAACTTTCAGTGCCTTAGGTGAGAAAA is a window of Vigna unguiculata cultivar IT97K-499-35 chromosome 4, ASM411807v1, whole genome shotgun sequence DNA encoding:
- the LOC114181620 gene encoding sucrose transport protein SUC8-like; the protein is MEASSLTNPIDPRKPSITTLSVKQLKQQPSPLRKMVAVSSIAAGIQFGWALQLSLLTPYVQTLGVPHVWASFIWLCGPISGLVVQPIVGYSSDRCQSPFGRRRPFILAGAIAVAVSIFLIGYASDIGHMAGDDITKRTRPRAVAIFVTGFWILDVANNMLQGPCRAFLGDLAAGDSRKTRTANAFFSFFMAVGNVLGYAAGSYNDLHKIFPFTETVACNIFCANLKSCFFFSIILLLGLCIIVLSCVDDPQFTPTRKELKEDEARKTQSSCFSGECCAAFKGLEKPMWMLMLVTAINWIAWFPYVLFDTDWMGREVYGGDVGQKAYDAGVQAGSLGLMLNSVVLAVVSLGVEPLGRLVGGTKWLWAIVNVILAVCMAMTVLITKIAERQRANNPALIGNPSMDVKIGSLAFFCVLGIPLAVTYSVPFALASIYSSSSGAGQGLSLGLLNIAIVIPQMIVAAISGPWDALFGGGNLPAFVLGAVAAAISAILAVVLLPNTKKEDEANISNLKMASFH
- the LOC114180713 gene encoding sucrose transport protein SUC8-like; the encoded protein is MEEQLKQQPSPLRKMVAVSSIAAGIQFGWALQLSLLTPYVQTLGVPHVWASFIWLCGPISGLVVQPIVGYSSDRCQSPFGRRRPFILAGAIAVAVSIFLIGYASDIGHMAGDDITKRTRPRAVAIFVTGFWILDVANNMLQGPCRAFLGDLAAGDSRKTRTANAFFSFFMAVGNVLGYAAGSYNDLHKIFPFTETVACNIFCANLKSCFFFSIILLLGLCIIVLSCVDDPQFTPTRKELKEDEARKTQPSCFSGECCAAFKGLEKPMWMLMLVTAINWIAWFPYVLFDTDWMGREVYGGDVGQKAYDAGVQAGSLGLMLNSVVLAVVSLGVEPLGRLVGGTKWLWAIVNVILAVCMAMTVLITKIAERQRANNPALIGNPSMDVKIGSLAFFCVLGIPLAVTYSVPFALASIYSSSSGAGQGLSLGLLNIAIVIPQMIVAAISGPWDALFGGGNLPAFVLGAVAAAISAILAVVLLPNTKKEDEANISNLKMASFH